Proteins encoded in a region of the Drosophila sechellia strain sech25 chromosome 2L, ASM438219v1, whole genome shotgun sequence genome:
- the LOC6611967 gene encoding S-adenosylmethionine decarboxylase proenzyme encodes MLENGSHFFEGVEKLLEIWFEESSNGDDDLRNISRSDWENVLSNVNCQIISTSKNDIIDAFVLSESSMFVSKRRWILKTCGTTTPLKCLGQLLKLAEANGYNVVADLFYSRKNFTRPEAQITPHQGFTEEVTYLDSIFPNGRSYCLGSMNLECWYLYTFSRSDIKISTQLISDEKNVDSDPDQTIEILMQDLDPETMSIFYKNKFNDANGATVKSGIDTILPTMHIDDFLFDPCGYSMNGINDKGEYMTIHITPENQFSYVSFETNVALSNYRKLINQVINTFKPGKFIVTIFANKCSLAYETMKELEVEYSQGSHWKRTDMQCCNFPSYNLLFAQYSHSEKTGDNL; translated from the exons ATGTTGGAGAACGGTTCGCACTTCTTCGAGGGCGTTGAGAAACTCCTCGAGATTTGGTTTGAGGAGAGCTCCAACGGTGACGATGATTTACGTAACATCAGCAG ATCTGATTGGGAAAACGTGCTTAGCAATGTCAACTGTCAGATAATAAGCACATCCAAAAACGATATTATTGATGCTTTTGTGTTAAG TGAGAGCAGTATGTTTGTTTCAAAGCGACGATGGATCCTTAAAACTTGTGGAACGACTACTCCATTGAAATGCCTGGGTCAGTTGCTCAAGCTGGCTGAGGCCAATGGATACAATGTGGTCGCAGACTTGTTCTACTCGCGAAAGAATTTCACTAGACCGGAGGCTCag ataACTCCCCATCAAGGGTTTACGGAAGAAGTTACCTATCTGGACTCCATTTTTCCCAACGGAAGATCCTATTGTCTGGGCTCCATGAACCTGGAGTGTTGGTATCTCTACACATTTAGTCGTTCTGATATAAAAATTTCGACCCAACTTATATCGGATGAGAAAAACGTTGACTCCGATCCAGATCAAACTAttgaaatattaatgcaaGATCTAGATCCCGAAACCATGTCAATCTTCTATAAAAACAAGTTCAATGATGCTAATGGAGCTACTGTG AAATCTGGTATCGATACCATATTGCCGACAATGCATATTGATGACTTTTTGTTTGATCCTTGCGGCTACTCCATGAATGGAATCAACGATAAG gGGGAGTACATGACGATTCATATTACACCGGAGAATCAATTTTCGTATGTGAGCTTTGAAACCAATGTGGCATTAAGTAACTATCGTAAACTTATCAATCAAGTAATCAATACTTTCAAGCCGGGAAAGTTTATTGTAACCATCTTTGCCAATAAG TGCTCGTTGGCCTACGAAACCATGAAGGAACTAGAGGTGGAGTACTCACAGGGATCGCACTGGAAACGAACCGACATGCAATGTTGCAACTTTCCATCTTACAATCTTCTGTTTGCACAATATTCCCACAGTGAGAAGACTGGtgataatttataa
- the LOC6611968 gene encoding myotrophin, with the protein MSAISNEDIIWTIKNGEIDAVQAAFQNDAQKVNEEIKGRFPVHYAADFGQLNVLKFLISLGADINKKDKHGITPILAAIWEGHTSCVELLLKVGADKNGSTPDGQSYLEAAEKDEIKKLLA; encoded by the exons atgagtgCGATTTCTAATGAAGACATTATTTGGACCATAAAAAACGGAGAGATCGATGCGGTGCAAGCCGCTTTTCAGAATGAT GCACAAAAAGTGAATGAGGAAATCAAGGGCCGTTTTCCAGTGCACTATGCAGCAGATTTTGGACAACTGAATGTCTTGAAGTTTCTCATAAGTTTAGGAGCCGACATCAAT AAAAAGGACAAACATGGTATTACCCCCATTCTGGCTGCCATTTGGGAAGGACATACGAGCTGTGTTGAATTACTTCTGAAAGTG GGCGCTGATAAAAATGGTTCTACTCCAGATGGGCAAAGCTACCTTGAGGCGGCGGAAAAAGACGAGATTAAGAAACTCCTTGCATAA
- the LOC6611969 gene encoding selenide, water dikinase 2, which translates to MFQPEKHGLEPDFQLTKFTTHTGUSCKIPQKVLEKYLRGTEIENKNNDGYLIGSGMDCAVIPLKRHKEYLLIQTVDFFYPMVNDPELLGRIALANVLSDVYAVGVTQFDTVEMIVSTSTSFSEKERDVVIGLVMKGFQNSLKANGYRNTPLIIRQLKINPWCIIGGIATSVCRSEEIILPSNAQPGDVLVLTKPLGGQMAMDAHLWQLNQTEKYKKLLSECSDDDIRKTFEIAVKSMTYLNKNAALLMHKYQAHCATDITGFGLLGHANNLVQFQKEKVLFQINKLPIIKNVLKFSTLVGQSTKFRSGRSVETSGGLLICLPADAADKFCRDFEEATNGEQKSFQIGHVTAANESDAVLCEDVEFIEVSL; encoded by the exons ATGTTTCAACCAGAAAAACATGGGCTTGAGCCCGACTTTCAGCTTACTAAGTTTACCACCCACACCGGGTGAAGTTGCAAAATCCCCCAAAAAGTACTGGAGAAGTACCTAAGGGGAACAGAAATAGAAAATAAGAACAACGATGGATACCTTATCG GCTCTGGAATGGACTGTGCAGTCATACCACTCAAGCGGCACAAGGAATATTTGCTTATTCAAACCGTTGACTTCTTCTATCCCATGGTCAATGATCCCGAATTACTGGGCCGTATTGCGCTAGCTAATGTCTTGAGTGATGTCTATGCGGTTGGGGTGACGCAGTTTGATACCGTGGAGATGATCGTCAGCACTTCCACGAGCTTCAGCGAAAAAGAACGCGACGTTGTTATTGGATTGGTGATGAAGGGTTTCCAAAACTCCCTGAAGGCAAATGGCTATCGTAATACCCCGCTGATTATTAGGCAATTGAAGATCAATCCCTGGTGCATTATTGGTGGCATAGCCACATCTGTCTGCCGCAGCGAGGAAATAATACT ACCGTCGAACGCGCAGCCCGGCGATGTGTTGGTCCTCACGAAACCTTTGGGTGGCCAAATGGCGATGGATGCCCACCTTTGGCAGCTTAACCAGACCGAAAAGTACAAGAAGCTGCTTTCCGAATGTAGTGATGATGATATTAGAAAAACTTTTGAAATAGCTGTGAAATCGATGACCTATTTGAACAAAAATG CCGCCCTCTTAATGCACAAATATCAAGCGCACTGTGCCACTGATATCACCGGATTTGGTTTACTGGGTCACGCCAATAATCTAGTACAATTCCAAAAGGAAAAGGTCTTATTCCAGATTAACAAGTTGCCCATCATCAAAAATGTACTTAAATTCAGCACCTTGGTTGGCCAAAGCACAAAGTTTCGTTCTGGTAGATCGGTGGAAACCTCTGGTGGTCTTTTAATATGCCTTCCTGCTGATGCCGCTGATAAATTTTGCCGCGACTTTGAAGAAGCTACCAACGGAGAGCAGAAATCCTTTCAAATTGGACATGTTACAGCCGCAAATGAGTCTGACGCAGTTCTGTGCGAAGATGTAGAGTTTATCGAAGTTAGCCTGTAG